In one Myotis daubentonii chromosome 1, mMyoDau2.1, whole genome shotgun sequence genomic region, the following are encoded:
- the CYTL1 gene encoding cytokine-like protein 1, protein MRPWLLPLLLLLLAGPPAVRPAPPTCYSRMLGLSREISRDFQRLQAAEPSELCVTYLPRLYLDIHNYCVLAKLRDFVASPHCWRVAPVDALKDKVRKLYTIMNSFCRRDLVFLSDDCSALDYPIPATTVPPDPQG, encoded by the exons ATGAGGCCCTGgctgctcccgctgctgctgctgctcctggctGGGCCCCCGGCCGTGCGGCCCGCGCCCCCAACCTGCTACTCCCGGATGCTGGGCCTGAGCCGGGAGATCAGCCGGGACTTCCAGAGGCTGCAGGCCGCGGAGCCCTCG GAGCTGTGTGTGACGTACCTGCCCCGGCTGTACCTGGACATTCAC AACTACTGCGTGCTGGCCAAGCTGCGGGACTTCGTGGCCTCGCCCCACTGCTGGCGAGTGGCCCCGGTGGACGCCCTGAAGGATAAAGTGCGGAAACTCTACACCATCATGAACTCCTTCTGCAGGAGG GACCTGGTGTTCCTGTCCGATGACTGCAGCGCCTTGGACTACCCCATCCCAGCCACCACGGTCCCGCCCGACCCGCAAGGCtga